The Flavobacteriales bacterium DNA window AACTCGAACTGACTATATTAATGATTTAATGATGCAATGCTATAATGGATTGAATCTTTTTCTTTATTCTTTGCTCTCTATTCTATCCTAACTTTCTAATTCGCTAATCAGCTTAATAGGCCGTACAATTCTCGATACTCCGCCTTTGTCGGAACTCGAACTGACTATATTAATGATGGAATGATTTAATGATGCAATGCTATAATGGATTGAATCTTTTTCTTTATTCTTTGTTCTCTATTCTATTTTCTAACCTACTTTCTAATTCGCTAATCACTTAATCTCTCGGTTGTAATACACTTTATAATAATGCATATCTTTTTGTTCATCATACCCTTGCTCTACAAAACGATGAATTGCATCAGGATCATTAAAATTCATTTTTAACTGAATATTAGTATCAAGTTTAATTGTATTGCTAATCGCCTTTTTTTCTCGTTGTAAAACAGGTTGAGAAATATCGAAAGAATCTGCTATTTCAATTTCGTACTCTTGTTCGTAGGCTTTTTTATAATCAACAAAATCTTCTTTCATCTCTTCTACTCCATCAAACAAAAAGTCATTAAACTCTTCTGTCTCAACATGATCATTTTCTTCGAAATATTTTACAGATTGAGAAATAAAATCTATTTCTTCTTTTTTGGTTTCATTATTTCCGATGACATCTTTTGCAAAAGACTTACATAAATCCATGTAAGCTTTTGTTTCATAATTTTCATCTTTTACAACATCTATGCTCAAAAAATCCTTTTTCCAATAACTTGCATCGTAATTGTTATTGTCTACAGTCAACACAATCAACCCTTTTTCACTTGAATTGAGAATTAAAGCTCCTTTATCTAACTTCTTCACACTAATCCCCTCTTCTGTTATTAATTTTAATTGTGTTTCATTCTCAGAAATTTGAAAAAAAGAATCTTTTCTTTCGGACTTAAAAATCCCAATAGCGTTTAACAACTCTCCCTCAAGATACATCTCATCAAAATAGGCAACAAATAAATCACCTGATTTGATATGAGGATGATTGGACTGATCGTATAAGTGTTTGACTATTTTTGCTGAATCTTCAAAAAACAACTCTTCACTTGCAAATGTATTTTCTGCTATTCCTTTTAGTACATTATAGGACAACTCTACTTCATGTACAAACTCATTTTTCTCTGTTAACTTAACAAAAGGCTTTAAGAAATAGTTTTCCAATATCTCTTTTAATTCATCTGTTAATTCTACAGGCTCATCTGATACAAAAATTGATTCCTCATTATGTTTATTCCCTACTCTATGAATGGCTAATTGTCCTAATTTAGAAGATTCTACATTTATCATGATCTACACTTTAAAAATTCGTTTGCAATATTACCAATATATTTGAATTGATAATTCTGTGAAACTTATATTTTTGTAACAATCTAATACTTTTATTTGTGTTACTTAAAATTTACAAAACCAATCAACCCTTAATTTTACTGCTTTTACCACTAATAGCACTGTTTCTTTGGGGACCGTCTTTCAATAATGAAAGTATTCAAATTGAAAACACTACTCCTGTTTACTCTTTTTTTATCACTAAAAGCATTATTTTTAATAAAATAATGGCACTATGTCTTATAGTGGCTACCGCTATTGTTATCAATGCAACCATCAATAAAAATGAGTTTTTCCAACAAAACTTATACATCCCCTCTCTAATCTACACCTTATTGATGAGTGCTTTACCTGAACTCAACACCCTACACCCCATCTTAATCAGCAATTTATTTATAGCCCTTACTTTTAGACGGCTAATTAACATCCATAGTCAAGTCAGCTGTAAATCTGAAATCTTTGACGCTAGTCTGTTTATCTTAATTTCTGGATTATTTTACCCTCCTAGTATTCTTTTTATCCCTATTATCTGGATCGCCTTAATGATTTTCAGGCCTTTTAGTTGGAAAGAGTGGGCAATTCCTTTTTTAGCCCTAGGACTATTCTCTATTTATTTTTATGCTAGTTTTCTATTCACAGAAAAAACAGAATATTATCAATTACAAAACATTATTGATTCTTCTGTATACAGCTCTTACAGCTACTTACCCACAACTTATGTTCTATCTTTTTTGGTTATTATCTTTTCTTTATTAGGTATCTATCAAATTCACAAAAAAAGAAAATACAGCTCTATACGCTACAAAAAGATGACAAGCACTATTTTAGCTTTTCTTATCTTAAGCGCTGCTTTATTTAGTTTTATTTACCTCAACAACAACAACCTCGAAGCGACTTTATTTACACTAATTCCTGTTAGTATCGCTCTTTGCTATTTTCTAATTTACTTTAAACAAAAGATAGTCACTGAACTAGGGTTTATACTCTTATTCACTCTTATTATTCTCAATAATTATTTATAACGAGGCTGTATAATATCGATTAACTTTTTTGAGTTTAAGCGCTTTAAACTAACTTACATCAACTAAAATTCCGAAAGTTTTTGTAATACAATTTCTTTCTTTCTACGAGATACTGGTATTTTTTTGTGATTGTTCATTAAAAGCACTCCCCCATCTTCTTTTAAAAATGAGGTTACGTGTTTAGCATTAACTAGGTACCTTTGATGACATCTTATAAAGCTATATGTTTCAAGTAATATTTCATAGTCTTTAATTGTCTTGGCTACCATAAGTTTGGTTCCATCATTAAAAAAGAATTGTGTATAATTTTGGCTTGATTCACAATAAACAATCTCTTTCAAAAAAACAAAATGTATTCTATCCTGTGTAGGAATTGCCAACTTTTTACTCATCAATTCAACACTATTCGCGTTGTCAATTAATAGATCCACATTGGACTGTGTGTAATGTTGCTGTTTTTCTTGATTCTCTTTAAAACGATGAATAGACTCCTTTAAATCCATAGGGTCTATTGGTTTTAATAAGTAGTCGAATGCTGAAAATTTTATTGCTTTAATTGCAAATTGATTAAATGCAGTTGTAAATATCACTTCATAATCTGTGTAATCATACGCTGCTATTCTTTTTAAATAGTCAAACCCTGTTCCTTTTTTTAAATCTATATCTAAAAAAATTAAATTAGGTTTCACCTCTTTAAACAAC harbors:
- a CDS encoding nucleoid-associated protein, with protein sequence MINVESSKLGQLAIHRVGNKHNEESIFVSDEPVELTDELKEILENYFLKPFVKLTEKNEFVHEVELSYNVLKGIAENTFASEELFFEDSAKIVKHLYDQSNHPHIKSGDLFVAYFDEMYLEGELLNAIGIFKSERKDSFFQISENETQLKLITEEGISVKKLDKGALILNSSEKGLIVLTVDNNNYDASYWKKDFLSIDVVKDENYETKAYMDLCKSFAKDVIGNNETKKEEIDFISQSVKYFEENDHVETEEFNDFLFDGVEEMKEDFVDYKKAYEQEYEIEIADSFDISQPVLQREKKAISNTIKLDTNIQLKMNFNDPDAIHRFVEQGYDEQKDMHYYKVYYNREIK
- a CDS encoding LytTR family DNA-binding domain-containing protein, which produces MVIKAIIIDDQIDAIESLKQDLMYLFPNDVQIVGESTEIDEGVLLFKEVKPNLIFLDIDLKKGTGFDYLKRIAAYDYTDYEVIFTTAFNQFAIKAIKFSAFDYLLKPIDPMDLKESIHRFKENQEKQQHYTQSNVDLLIDNANSVELMSKKLAIPTQDRIHFVFLKEIVYCESSQNYTQFFFNDGTKLMVAKTIKDYEILLETYSFIRCHQRYLVNAKHVTSFLKEDGGVLLMNNHKKIPVSRRKKEIVLQKLSEF